The Castanea sativa cultivar Marrone di Chiusa Pesio chromosome 11, ASM4071231v1 genome contains a region encoding:
- the LOC142615589 gene encoding pentatricopeptide repeat-containing protein At3g09040, mitochondrial-like produces MIILGLSRSISRPTQIFLFVRKPGQLHAIYEHQHKLYSSKSCSSYSGLLLGKDPTAISTALSFSENSKSYFLGTQIHGHIVKLGLTSDIFSQNNLIKMYSKLGVFSYGLNVFDEMLQRNLVSWTLIISGATQNGECILGLDIYLHMIRSGLRPNEFTLGSVAKACAIIGTYEFGLCTHSFALKIGMEWNLFVISSILNMYAKLGDIGSAERVFVCMDKLDVGCWNAMIGGYAECGYGFEALKIVSLMQCRGVRMDHITLVNAFKGCSVMGDLEYGKQLHALIIRSELESSISVMNALLDMYFKNDGKQSALKVFNRMKNKDVISWNIAFGGFYEEGDAREIVILINELLLIGVKPNNVTFSILFRKCGELQDINLGLQFFSLAVCLGFFDEVNVSSSLISMFSRCGAMGMACLVFDSVLLKSIITWNELICGYNLICHYTEALNIFCSLRELGVEPDRFTLSSILEACYKCGNQQMGRQIHGSIVKLGFASHGYICSSLIKGYVSFGLLDDSYEFFNGLDRLDLTSWGVMISTLVHEGHNYEAIRFFNSLIKSGEKPDEFILGSVLNSYAAVGAYQQTKSVHPLVIKMGFDKQGFVSSAVIDAYAKCGDIEGSRTVFDQSFRSNDVIIYNTMIMAYAHHGLVMEALEIFKKMKLANLQPNQATFVSIISACSHMGLIDQGLLLFESINLDYGMEPSPDNYGCIVDMLSRNGYLDDAKNVIEMMPFPPWPAIWRSFLSGCRIHGNRELGEWAAGKLLKMVPENDAAYVLLSKVYSEGGSWEHAAKIRRGMIKRGVSKDPGYSWVEI; encoded by the coding sequence ATGATTATCCTAGGACTCTCTCGTAGTATTTCAAGACCGACACAGATTTTCCTCTTTGTAAGGAAACCTGGTCAGTTACACGCGATCTACGAACATCAGCACAAACTCTACAGTTCCAAATCTTGCTCTTCATACTCTGGTCTCTTACTGGGGAAAGACCCAACTGCCATATCCACTGCCCTTTCATTCTCTGAGAAttcaaaatcatattttctCGGTACCCAAATCCATGGCCACATAGTCAAATTAGGACTTACTAGTGACATTTTTTCACAGAATAATCTTATTAAAATGTACTCAAAACTCGGGGTATTTAGCTATGGGCTTaatgtgtttgatgaaatgtTACAAAGAAACCTTGTTTCCTGGACTTTGATAATCTCGGGTGCCACTCAAAATGGTGAATGCATACTGGGGTTGGATATTTATTTGCACATGATAAGAAGTGGGTTGAGGCCGAATGAGTTCACTTTGGGTAGTGTTGCAAAAGCGTGTGCTATCATTGGAACTTATGAATTTGGTTTGTGTACTCATAGTTTTGCTTTGAAAATTGGGATGGAGTGGAACCTGTTTGTTATTAGTTCCATCTTAAACATGTATGCTAAGTTGGGGGATATTGGATCAGCTGAGAGAGTATTTGTGTGTATGGACAAGCTTGATGTTGGTTGTTGGAATGCTATGATAGGAGGGTATGCAGAATGTGGCTATGGCTTCGAAGCATTGAAGATTGTATCTTTGATGCAGTGTAGGGGTGTAAGAATGGACCATATCACCTTGGTTAACGCTTTTAAGGGTTGCTCGGTTATGGGAGATTTGGAATATGGTAAACAACTTCATGCATTGATCATTAGGAGTGAGTTAGAATCTAGTATTTCAGTGATGAACGCCCTCTTGGATATGTACTTCAAAAACGATGGGAAGCAGTCTGCTCTGAAAGTTTTCAAtagaatgaaaaacaaagatGTTATCTCATGGAATATTGCATTTGGGGGCTTTTATGAGGAAGGAGATGCAagagaaattgtaatcttaatTAATGAGTTATTGCTCATTGGAGTGAAGCCCAACAATGTCACTTTCTCAATCTTGTTTAGAAAATGTGGGGAGCTCCAGGATATCAACCTCgggcttcaatttttttcacttgCTGTATGTCTTGGATTCTTTGATGAAGTTAATGTCTCAAGCTCACTAATCAGTATGTTCTCTAGATGTGGGGCCATGGGAATGGCATGTCTAGTATTTGATAGTGTACTTCTCAAAAGCATAATTACTTGGAATGAGTTGATTTGTGGTTACAATTTAATATGTCATTACACAGAAGCTCTAAATATTTTCTGTAGTTTGAGGGAGTTGGGAGTTGAGCCAGATAGATTTACCCTCTCCAGCATTTTGGAGGCTTGCTATAAATGTGGAAACCAGCAGATGGGAAGACAAATTCATGGTTCTATAGTGAAGCTTGGTTTTGCTTCTCATGGATATATCTGCAGTTCTTTAATTAAAGGTTATGTTTCATTTGGGCTACTAGATGACTCCtatgaattttttaatgggcttgacAGATTAGATTTAACATCCTGGGGGGTGATGATATCTACATTGGTGCATGAAGGCCATAATTATGAAGCTATCAGATTCTTTAACTCTCTAATAAAATCTGGTGAGAAGCCTGATGAGTTTATTTTGGGAAGTGTTTTGAATAGCTATGCTGCTGTTGGAGCTTATCAACAAACTAAGTCTGTCCATCCACTTGTTATAAAAATGGGATTTGACAAACAAGGGTTTGTTTCTAGTGCAGTTATAGATGCCTATGCGAAATGTGGGGATATTGAGGGCTCTAGGACAGTTTTTGACCAGTCATTTAGATCGAATGATGTGATTATATATAATACTATGATCATGGCTTATGCCCATCACGGTCTTGTTATGGAAGCTTTGgaaatatttaagaaaatgaagttGGCTAATCTACAGCCCAACCAAGCCACATTTGTATCAATTATATCAGCTTGTAGTCATATGGGTCTTATTGATCAAGGCCTTCTTTTGTTTGAATCAATAAATTTAGATTATGGGATGGAACCATCTCCGGATAATTATGGTTGCATAGTTGATATGCTGTCACGGAATGGATACCTTGATGATGCGAAAAATGTAATAGAAATGATGCCTTTTCCTCCATGGCCAGCTATTTGGAGATCCTTCCTTAGTGGTTGTAGGATACATGGGAACCGAGAGTTAGGAGAATGGGCAGCTGGGAAGTTACTTAAGATGGTCCCTGAGAATGATGCAGCATATGTATTGTTGTCGAAGGTTTATTCTGAAGGGGGTAGTTGGGAACATGCTGCAAAGATAAGAAGGGGTATGATCAAAAGAGGTGTCTCAAAAGACCCAGGATATAGTTGGGTTGAGATATAG